From a region of the Acidicapsa acidisoli genome:
- a CDS encoding TonB-dependent receptor, whose translation MKSLVCLLLFGLCLVPSCLLGQSTNATISGGVTDSSGKFIEDAEVDIANDTTGVIYSVKTNSSGIYFVPILPPGHYHVQVSKVGFKTIIEPDVILNVQSAVGLNFSLPVGAKSESITVDAASSSINTSDASVSTVIDRKFVENIPLNGRSFQDLISLTPGVVTQSPQSSLQVVGTGGDFSVNGQRTESNYYTVDGISANIGAGNGGGVGEASTGGTLPGSTALGTTQTLLSVDALQEFRVQSSTYSAEYGRSPGGQFSLLTRSGTNFAHGSAFDYLRNNFFDANDWFNDHYGTPIPALRQNDFGGTFGGPIWIPKLYNGKDRTFFFTSYEGLRLAQPIAASIQYVPDLFMRQQAAAGIQPILNAFPLPNGLDYGNAESPDLAQFIAPYSLPSSIDSTSVRIDHTLGSKLSLFFRFGDTPSATGSRPYFARDTTSSNAQSYTLGATSQLSNHLTNEFRLGYARSDSAQTGVLDRFGGATPINLAAAMGAGAFREVLPAVVFSIAGIGTPLISTYAGGNLNRQWNLVDSLSVLAGHHTLKFGIDFRHIKSVIATATVEPYVIFLSPSEILNDTPSVPYVFNYLPATPLFNQTALFAQDEWRAHPRLTLSMGLRWELNPPPTEQHGDDAYTLLGNIDDPASLSVAPRGTSLWRTTWYNLAPRLGMAWTAHDRKGAETVVRVGGGVFFDSANEVAALGYSNLGFGSYAVETGAMLPFTTSQLTVPISVTPPYTSSVIVAFPSHLQLPYTLQWNVSLQQALGKNQSLTLSYVAAAGRRLLELQEKSLTALNPNFGTVEYFATGITSNYQALQIQFQRSVAKGIQALGSYTWSHSIDFGSNSTALSLQRSDSDFDVRNNGQAGVSWELPSLSRPRSTGFVLNDWGLDARLNTRGAFPVTLGGNQQINPTTGGIYAGGLNLVPGEPTYLYGSSFPGGKAINPAGFSLPAGNSQGDAPRNFVRGFGATQLNLAARRDFPIHDGAVLHFRAEAFNLLNHPNFGYIDPDYTDATFGQATKMLNSSLGTVASQYQQGGARSMQFALRLTF comes from the coding sequence ATGAAGTCTCTTGTCTGTCTGCTCCTATTCGGCCTGTGTCTCGTCCCCTCGTGCCTGCTCGGTCAATCCACGAACGCCACCATCAGTGGCGGCGTAACCGATTCCTCCGGAAAATTCATTGAGGATGCCGAAGTCGATATAGCCAACGACACGACAGGCGTCATCTATTCGGTCAAAACCAATAGTTCAGGGATCTATTTCGTCCCTATTCTGCCACCTGGCCACTACCATGTGCAGGTTTCAAAGGTAGGCTTCAAGACGATCATCGAACCCGATGTCATCTTGAATGTGCAGAGTGCTGTAGGGTTGAATTTTTCTCTGCCAGTGGGAGCAAAGTCGGAAAGCATTACCGTCGACGCGGCTTCGTCTTCGATCAACACCAGCGACGCATCGGTGAGCACGGTGATCGACCGGAAGTTTGTCGAAAACATTCCGCTCAATGGTCGTAGCTTCCAGGATTTGATTTCTCTGACTCCAGGAGTGGTCACGCAAAGTCCTCAGAGCTCCTTGCAGGTTGTAGGCACCGGCGGCGACTTTAGTGTGAATGGGCAACGCACCGAATCCAACTACTACACCGTCGACGGGATAAGCGCAAATATTGGCGCCGGCAACGGTGGGGGAGTAGGTGAGGCATCCACAGGCGGTACACTCCCTGGTTCTACCGCTCTTGGGACGACACAGACCCTGCTCTCAGTGGACGCCTTACAGGAGTTTCGAGTCCAAAGCTCAACGTATTCCGCTGAATACGGCCGATCGCCCGGAGGCCAGTTTTCTCTTCTGACTCGTTCCGGTACGAACTTCGCGCATGGAAGCGCATTTGACTATCTTCGCAACAATTTCTTCGACGCCAACGATTGGTTCAATGATCACTACGGTACTCCCATCCCAGCCCTTCGTCAGAACGACTTTGGTGGGACCTTCGGCGGCCCAATATGGATTCCAAAACTGTACAACGGAAAAGACCGAACATTTTTCTTCACCTCCTATGAGGGACTTCGTTTAGCGCAACCCATCGCAGCAAGCATTCAATACGTTCCCGATCTGTTTATGAGGCAACAGGCCGCGGCGGGAATACAGCCTATTCTGAATGCTTTCCCGTTGCCAAATGGACTGGATTACGGGAATGCGGAGAGTCCCGATCTCGCCCAGTTTATCGCCCCTTACTCTCTCCCCAGTTCGATCGACTCGACGAGCGTGCGTATCGATCACACCCTCGGCTCCAAGTTATCCCTATTCTTTCGGTTCGGAGACACGCCCAGTGCTACTGGATCGCGCCCTTACTTTGCTCGCGATACAACGAGCAGCAATGCTCAGAGCTACACTCTTGGCGCTACCAGTCAGCTCTCGAATCACCTTACCAACGAATTTCGATTGGGATATGCTCGGTCCGATTCGGCACAAACCGGCGTCCTGGACAGATTTGGAGGAGCCACACCAATCAATCTGGCAGCAGCGATGGGAGCCGGCGCCTTCCGGGAAGTCTTGCCAGCAGTTGTCTTTTCGATAGCGGGTATCGGAACGCCTCTGATTTCGACCTATGCCGGCGGCAACTTGAACCGGCAGTGGAATCTTGTTGACTCGCTCAGCGTCCTTGCAGGGCACCACACGTTGAAGTTCGGCATCGATTTCCGTCACATCAAATCCGTGATCGCCACGGCTACCGTGGAACCGTATGTCATCTTCTTAAGCCCGTCTGAGATCCTCAACGATACACCGAGCGTGCCTTACGTCTTTAACTACTTACCGGCAACACCCCTCTTCAACCAGACCGCTCTGTTCGCCCAGGACGAATGGCGAGCTCATCCTCGGCTCACGTTGTCTATGGGCCTTCGCTGGGAGCTAAACCCGCCGCCTACCGAACAGCACGGAGACGATGCGTACACGCTTTTAGGCAACATCGACGATCCGGCATCCCTGTCCGTAGCCCCACGCGGAACATCCTTGTGGAGGACGACTTGGTATAACCTGGCTCCACGTCTTGGAATGGCATGGACGGCGCACGATCGAAAAGGCGCGGAAACGGTTGTTCGAGTCGGTGGGGGTGTGTTTTTCGATTCCGCCAATGAAGTAGCGGCTCTGGGATACAGCAACCTGGGTTTTGGGTCTTATGCGGTCGAAACCGGGGCTATGCTTCCTTTCACAACGAGTCAACTGACAGTTCCGATTTCGGTGACTCCTCCGTATACAAGCTCCGTGATTGTGGCTTTCCCGTCCCATCTGCAACTTCCCTATACGCTGCAATGGAATGTCAGCCTGCAGCAGGCACTCGGCAAAAACCAGTCGCTGACTCTCTCCTATGTGGCTGCGGCCGGGCGACGGCTCCTTGAACTACAGGAAAAATCTCTGACCGCCCTCAATCCGAATTTTGGGACGGTTGAGTATTTTGCTACCGGGATCACTTCCAATTACCAAGCTCTGCAAATTCAATTCCAGCGCTCAGTTGCAAAGGGGATCCAAGCCCTCGGATCGTATACCTGGTCGCACTCGATCGACTTCGGATCGAACTCGACCGCCCTCTCCCTGCAACGAAGCGATTCAGACTTTGACGTAAGAAACAATGGCCAAGCCGGAGTCAGCTGGGAGTTACCTTCTCTTTCCCGCCCGCGAAGTACCGGTTTCGTATTAAACGATTGGGGCTTGGATGCACGCCTCAACACCCGCGGCGCCTTTCCGGTCACGCTCGGAGGAAATCAACAAATCAATCCTACGACCGGTGGCATATATGCCGGCGGATTGAACCTCGTTCCAGGCGAGCCGACGTATTTATATGGGTCATCCTTCCCAGGTGGAAAAGCGATCAACCCTGCCGGATTCAGTTTGCCCGCGGGCAATTCTCAAGGGGATGCGCCACGCAACTTCGTGCGGGGTTTCGGGGCTACCCAACTCAATCTGGCGGCAAGGCGGGACTTTCCAATCCATGATGGAGCAGTGCTTCACTTCCGTGCCGAAGCATTCAATCTTTTGAATCATCCGAACTTCGGATACATCGATCCGGACTACACCGACGCCACCTTCGGTCAAGCGACCAAGATGTTGAATTCCAGTCTTGGAACCGTGGCCTCCCAGTATCAGCAGGGTGGAGCTCGATCCATGCAGTTTGCGCTGAGGCTCACCTTCTAG
- a CDS encoding anti-sigma factor, which yields MNPQWHDEFVALCALFPSGELTEEEWALLQVHLAYCDSCRVVFEQYKQLSSDVVPVLAASAYSEIEDKSESLPFSLAAAEKKLMNQLDSLPAKEQSPVRRKIFTLPLLGLIAACAVGLASFVGFYWMHPKTENASRQETVKNPEHPAQPTASTPTETDLQPKLELALKEVATLRQQVSVAEGRYRQSNATVASMERQLESEQAEQKKISDQRDALSQQLSVAQSEAQSLRDKSDQASSQTEQQMTRTVALETRIHDLTSSLNEKDRMLELDKEFLAHDREIRDLIAARNLYMVDIYDVGQNGKTKPPVGRIFYTKDRSLVFYGYDLDKEAGLKQSVAFQAWGSGDDKQNVSLGLFYQDDTHKRWVLRFNDTKTLARLNMVFVTAEPQGGSTKPTGKPLLLAYLQVQPNHP from the coding sequence GTGAACCCTCAATGGCATGACGAGTTCGTTGCCCTATGCGCCCTCTTCCCCTCGGGAGAACTTACCGAAGAAGAGTGGGCACTCTTGCAAGTACATCTTGCCTACTGCGACTCCTGCCGCGTGGTGTTCGAGCAATACAAGCAGCTTAGCTCGGATGTAGTTCCGGTCCTGGCAGCCAGCGCCTACTCGGAAATAGAAGACAAATCGGAATCTTTGCCTTTTTCTTTGGCGGCTGCCGAGAAAAAGCTCATGAACCAACTGGATTCCCTGCCAGCCAAAGAACAATCCCCGGTTCGGCGCAAGATCTTCACCCTGCCATTGTTGGGGTTGATTGCCGCCTGCGCGGTTGGCCTGGCGTCCTTTGTCGGCTTCTACTGGATGCATCCCAAGACGGAGAATGCGTCACGGCAGGAAACGGTCAAGAATCCTGAGCACCCTGCTCAACCGACCGCATCGACCCCAACAGAAACCGACCTGCAACCCAAGCTGGAACTTGCCCTGAAGGAAGTCGCAACCCTACGGCAGCAAGTGAGCGTTGCTGAGGGCCGATACCGCCAGTCAAATGCGACCGTGGCCAGCATGGAGCGGCAGTTGGAGTCAGAGCAGGCTGAGCAAAAGAAGATCAGCGATCAGAGAGACGCACTCAGCCAACAACTGAGCGTCGCACAGTCCGAGGCGCAATCGCTTCGGGACAAGTCCGACCAGGCCAGCAGCCAGACGGAACAGCAAATGACCCGGACGGTCGCCCTCGAAACAAGAATTCACGATCTAACGTCCTCTCTTAACGAGAAGGACCGGATGCTGGAGCTCGATAAGGAGTTTCTTGCCCACGATCGAGAGATACGGGACCTGATCGCGGCCCGCAACCTGTACATGGTCGATATATACGACGTGGGGCAGAACGGAAAGACCAAGCCTCCGGTTGGCCGCATCTTCTATACCAAAGACCGCTCGCTGGTCTTCTATGGCTATGATTTGGACAAGGAAGCTGGTCTCAAGCAATCGGTCGCCTTCCAGGCTTGGGGGAGCGGCGACGATAAACAGAATGTAAGCCTTGGCCTCTTCTATCAAGACGATACGCACAAGCGATGGGTGTTGCGATTCAATGACACCAAGACCCTCGCACGATTGAACATGGTCTTCGTGACCGCCGAACCACAAGGCGGCAGCACGAAGCCGACAGGCAAGCCGCTCCTGCTGGCTTACTTGCAGGTGCAACCGAACCATCCGTGA